The region TTTGCGGTCCGGTCCAAATGCTGTTAATTGATTGACCATACAACATGGAGCGATCGCCCCGCGCCAGAGTTGTATGCCCATTCACATCAACAGCCCACTGTTGCCAGTGTTCATCTCCCATCATGCCCACCCGAAACAACACCTGCTCCGGATGATTCTGGCTCCAACCCAACAGCACAGCATTAGTATACCGAATTCGGGTTGGAGCAATCGTATACACCCGATTGCGGGATCGATCAGCAATCACAGCGTAATCCGAAGCAATATCAGAACCAAACAGCGACTCAAACTCTCGTGCCAGGAGGCGATCGCCTGATTCCGACCAGGACACTGGAATCACAATGGAAATTCTTCCCGCCAAATTAGCCCCCGTATTCAAGAATGGATTATCTGCCAGAGGTGATTTTGGAGTAATTGCTTGTAAATCACCAGTTCGCAGGTTCTCCAAAAATAAGACACTGGTTACATGGCTCCGAAAGTAGTCAGGCTCCACTTGCATTTGAATTCGACTGTATGCCGCATACTCACGATCCGGTGAGATCAAAGACTGGCTGCGATAGCAATACGCTCCAGATAAGTTGCTGGAATGGCTTGCACTAAACGTCGCCAGTACCCAACCCCATGGAATTGGATGGGGACTATCTAGTGGATCGATTTGCACGGAGTGGGAGTGATAGGACATAGCAAACCCTTAATTGTGCGAGGAACGGAATGCAAAGCAGCCTCTGGTAAGGTCAAGAACCAGAAGCACCGGGAACCACCAACGGAGTTAGCGAGAAAAAGCAAAAGCTACCGACTCGGGCTACACTACTACAGCCCCAATAGCACAGTAGAGCGAGAATTTTAGCTCAAATAACGAGTCTTATGCTAAGAGCTAAACCGCAAACCTTTTTCTCAAAAGATGCTCACTTAGAACACTGGAGTTACCTTCATGTATAGCAGCCATTCTACGGAAAGGACGCTTTATTTAATTAAGTTTCCAGGAGATTTAACCTTTTTAGCAGTAGTGTAAATTCTCGGCTTGAGATTCATAGATTTTAGATTGAGAAACCTAACAGATTGGTATGAACATTGTTTTTTTTGGAACGCCTGAGTTTGCGGTGCCTAGCCTGGAACACTTGATCGCTCGATCAGAATTTAACGTTTTAGCCGTTGTGACCCAGCCAGACAAACGACGGGGACGCGGCAACCAGCTTATCGCATCTCCAGTGAAAGCAGCAGCACTGCGTCATCACATCCCCGTTTGGCAGCCTCAAAGCGTTAAAAAGGATGCTGCCACGCTCGAACAGTTGAAAACTGCTCAGGCAGACGCTTTTGTGGTAGTTGCTTATGGTCAAATTCTATCTCCAGCAATTTTGGCAATGCCGAGGTTGGGATGCATTAATGCGCATGGTTCCATTCTGCCCAAATATCGGGGGGCAGCGCCGATTCAGTGGAGTTTGTATCACGGCGATCGCGAAACTGGGATTACAACCATGCTAATGGATGCAGGCATGGATACTGGACCGATGCTGCTAAAAGTTCGGACTCCAATCGCCTTGCTAGAGAATTTTGATGATTTAGCGGCTCGTCTGGCTCAGTTATCTGCGGATTTGTTAGTAGAAACATTGCTCAAATTGGAACAGGGAATGATTCGACCCATACCGCAAGATCCAGAACAGGCAACCTATGCACCTCTGATTAAAAAATCGGATTACGAACTAGATTGGTCACGAACTGCGATCGCCTTACACAATCAGGTACGGGGGTTCTATCCCAACTGTACCACCTCGTTTCGAGGAGAGGGAATCAAGTTGATGAAGACCGTGCCACTCGGTGAAGCTTACTGGGACGTTTTGCCCACCGAGTATCAGCAACTCGCTCAAGACTGGAACGAGCTTTGTGAGAAATTGGGAGAGCCTGGAGAAATTATTGCGATCGCCAAAGGCTTGGGACCGATTGTGCAAACTGGAGAGGGGCTGCTACTGCTGCGAGAGGTGCAATTAGCAGGCAAACGTCCACAATCAGGCGGAGATTTTGCCAATGGCTCTCGTCTTGCGATCGGTGAATGTTTCCTCTCAAGTTCGATCCCACCAGTTTCTATTCAATCTGAAATTTAGGTCACTATACCAATCTGAAATTTAGGTCAAAGGCTTATTGCCTCGTAAAAACGACATCCACTACACGGTCCATCAGGATTAACAGCACACCGGATTAACTCCGAACGGGCATTGAAGCGACAACGGCTATCTCCCAAAACCCAGCGCCCATCTATCTGACTTTTCTCAAAAGGGGGTTGGGCAGATTGGACATAGAGCGCCACTTTGTGCAGTCGATAATGTCCAGCCTTGAACTGATAGCAATGACGACGCTCTAAAATCGCATAGGTTTTTCCCTCTAAGTCCAGATAGGAACCGGGCTGGGGGATCCAATCAAGTTGAATCTTGCCAAGTGAGCGTTCAGGGTGAGCCAGGATCACTTCTGTTAGCAGTGCAGGCGCTTCCATAACCGTGTTGTTGCTGACACTTTGTTTGATACTACCGCACTCGTGGGATCAACTCGGTTGCTCGCCGAGTTGTCGCTACAGGTTCCATATGTATGCCGATATACGATCCCCCAGAGTATGGTATACATAGTGAGGTTTTGTTGCGGTTTTTTAAGAGAAAACTTCATTGTTCGTTTGTCTCTAACCCACAAAACTTGCAGGCATCTCCCCACTCGCATGGTTCTCAGGTGGCGATCGCTGTCGCAGGCGTCACGTTCTTCAACGTGCCCATAGATTGACAGTCATTCATCTTTAACTATGTAGGGTCGTTGCCTCATCGCCTCCCTTTTATCCACGGATCTTCATGACGCTGACTTTCCCCTCTCAACCAATAACCTCAACTCAGACAACTTCCGACTTTCACCTTAAAGACATCCTTAAAACACTGCCCAAAGAATGCTTTCAAAAAGATATGTGGAAAGCCTGGACAGGGTTGCTGACAAATGTCTGCATGGTTGCATTGGGATACCTGAGCATTGCTCATTCCCCCTGGTTTTTGCTGCCTATTGCCTGGGTTTTCACAGGAACCGCATTGACTGGTTTTTTTGTCATTGCTCATGATTGTGGTCACCGTTCTTTTGCCAAACGGCGCTGGGTCAATGATCTGATCGGTCATCTATTCATGCTGCCATTGATTTATCCCTTCCACTGTTGGCGGATTCTCCATAACCAGCATCATGCTCACACGAACAAGATGGAAATCGATAATGCCTGGCAACCGTTTAGACCCGAAACATTTGAGGCGTTTAATAGTTTGATGCGCGTTGCTTATAAAGGCATGCGCGGCTGGTTGTGGTGGTTAGCATCCATTGTTCACTGGGCAGGGTTGCACTTTAACCTGGCAAACTTTGCTGCAAAAGATCGGGGCAAAGTGAAATTGTCGATCGCGATCGTTGGAGTATTCGCTGCCATCTTCTTTCCCATCCTGATTGGGACACTGGGCATTTGGGGATTTGTTAAATTCTGGTTACTACCCTGGTTGGTGTATCACTTCTGGATGAGCACCTTTACCCTGGTGCATCACACTGCTCCGCATATTTCATTCAGCGAGCCAGAAGACTGGAACGCCGCCAAAGCTCAACTTGCTGGCACCGTCCATTGTGAATATCCAGCTTGGGTAGAATTTTTGTGTCACCATATCAATGTACACATTCCGCACCATGTCTCCACAGCAATTCCGTCCTATAACCTGCGCATGGCGCACAACAGCCTGAAGCAAAATTGGGGAGCATATTTGACTGAATCTCAGTTTTCCTGGTCGTTGATGCAAACGATTGTGACAGAGTGCCATCTGTATGACAAGCGGGGTGGCTATTTATCATTTCAAGATTTTCACCAAAAAGGTTAGATGCCTGGAATCACTGTCACTTTGGTCAGCAAGCTTAGGACGAAACAATCAGCTTCGATGTTCTGTTCGGGTAGGCTTGCTGACTTTTCTTTGCCTGGACTTGTGTGGTGATGCCGATAACCTATGCGCCTTTGACAAAACCGCAGACACCATACAAAAGGTGATTTCTTACTACAATCAGAAACTGCTGTCGTCACCTGTCAACCAAACATAAGTGCGCCACATTTGCAAATCGAGGCTATCCTGGGTCTAGTCTGAAGGCACTAGGTAGGAGTTGCAACCATGAAAGCGCAGTTGTGGCTTAGTTTTTTAGGAATTATCTTATCCCTTTTGGGATGTTCCAACGACTCTAGCAATACCTTGTCGCAGTCATCTGCGGTTGCACCAACTACTGGAAATATCCAGCCACAAGAGTTTGCGACTCCTCTCGTTCAGCAATCTGCCAGGGCAGCCACGACGAGACCTGTTCCGGGGCTATTACAACCAACGAATGCAAAAGCTCGGACGAATAGCATTGTCACCGGACGCCGCGACCCATTTGCACCCATCTCTAGCTCAACTGTACCGATTGTGATGTCTTCTGGGCAAAAAGCGCCTAACGTTGCACCGTTACCCACGACCGTAGCGATCGCACCAAAACAACCCCCGACAATTATTCTGCCACCAATCACTTCTACCCCACCAGTCTTGCCCTTGCCCAACCTGCCCACCAGTTCTGCCTTACCGCCTGTGGGTGTCACATCGGTTCCTGTCACACCGCCCTCTCCCACATCCCTGGCAGAATCAATTGAAGTCAGCGGGGTCGTGCAAGTTGCGGGCAAATGGAGTGTGATTGTGAAAGAGCCAACTGCTTCCAGTAGTCGTCATGTAGCAGTAGGAGAATATTTAGAGAACGGCAAGGTGTTAGTGAAAAAGATTGTTTCGCCTGGCAGTACAGATCCAATCGTAGTTTTACAACAGAATGGGGTTGAGATTCGCAAATCTCTGGTTTAGGCTGGGTACAGTGAAGCGTGCCCTTAGACGATGGAGCTGAACGTGCGATGAGCACTCGCAAAACATCCTTCCGTGTAACTGAGCGTCGTTCTCTCAACTACGAAGAGACCTATCTGTGTCCAGTGTGTCGTCATGGGCAGATTTCATCACTGGCTTTGATGGATGCTTTTTCCTGTAATTTTTGTCGTCATATCTTCACAGCCGATTTACGGGATCAATCCATTCGGGTAGAAGACAGTTCCCAACCGATGACCTGGCGCTGGAATGGGCATGGCTGGCAGGGCTTACATCGCACTAATGTGGATTTAACGGCAGTGATCTGGTTGATTGGCGCTGCCTTAGTAATTTTGCCACCTAGCCTGATTTGGATTTCATCACATACTTTCCCACCCGTTGAAGGGGAGAAATTATCCTGGTTTCCAACCGTTTGGGTCAGTCTGGCATTTTTGATACATCTTACCTTTGTTTCCTGGCTACTGGCAGAACATTACCAACTACCGCTGTATGTCACCTGTAAGGTGCGGCTGCAAATGTTGTTGGGCAGACGGTAACAGCGAAAAGTTGGGATCTAGACGCTGGATCAGGATTTGGATGGACGCAATATCTTTTGTGGTTGTATGAGGTTGTTTTTTTAACCAGGCGATCGCAGCAGATCGTCCTTGTTGGGCAGCAATCAGTAACGTTCCCCAACTTTTCACTGCCAATTTATCAGGACTAACACGCAGAGATGCTTTAATGCGATTTTCCAACCGCCCTTTATCGGTCTTTAATACTCCTAGTGTTTCCTGGCTTGCTTCTGCAGAAGATTCAAACACTGTAAGCGCGCGCTCCCAGCGCCCATCAATCAGGTTGGCAAGAATTTGTTGACCGGGACTGGACCACGATCCTTCTGCCTGATTTTGGGTTGCCAGAGCATGCCATCGTATTAGATCCAGTTGAGCTTGAGTTGCCGCAGACCATTGTTGCGGCGATCGCTGCTGAAACGATTGCAACCACTTGAGGCTGGTAGACCACAACCGACTACGAGCCAGCAACAACGCACTGCGGTAGTGAGAATCCTCTAGCACAGGTTCTGTCACCGAAATCGGCTCTAACTGTACTGGGCTATGGACAAAGTTGTGAGGCTTGACCTGATAAATCTCAAAGGAAGGCTCCATCCCAATTGTTTGATTCACAATCAGCTCGGGGGTGCCCCCCCCAGAAACCTCTTTCCAAACAGGTTCATCTTCTGAGGGACTGGTCCATTGCAGTTTCACGCTGAGATGGTAATGGGCAGGATGGTAGTAGAGGATTTGTCCATAGGCGATCGCATCATTCCCCCGTTTGTGAGTTCCACTCAAGTTCAGCCAAACTCCTTGCTTGGGAACAGTGCCTTCATACCGATCAATCTGAGTTAAGGGTAAAGCACGACTCGACCCTTGATTCTCGGAACTGGCTTCTACCAGGGGAGCAATTGCAAAGGATTCTTCCAGTCCGGTAATTGCCAGTTGGCGAACAAGGTAGTAAGCATCTTTTGTGATCAGCGATCGGCGTTGATCAGTAGCAGTTTGATACACACGCAGTTCCACAATGCGATCGCAATTAAACATACAGTTCGCTTCTACCTGGCGCACAGGCAATAACCAATCGGCTGCAGGAGTTTTGCCGTCCCAAAAACTCAAACTTTTGCCTAACGAAATGAAGTCTCCAGGTAGCTTCCCTTGCTGATGCAGTTCACTTCTGATCTCCTGCAACGATTTGGCAGGTTGCTCTATCACGCGATCTGTAATCCACCCGGGGACAAACCGGTTCACCCATTTCACTGATTGTGGATTCACGATGAGTTGCACACTCAACCAGCTTATTCCAACCAGGCCACTCGCTAAACCTGCAATCAGCGCGATCGCCCACACAATTCCCCAATAGGACTTCCTGGTCAGAGGCGAAACAGTGGACAGTTGCTGAGCACATAGTTGAGGGGAGGCAACCCGCATCCCCTTCTGCAAAACTGATTTTCCAGCGTTAGTGCTGGGTTTAGAACGACCAGAAACCGATTTGGGATGATTCGTTCCCATGCATAAAGTCAGTGACAATAGGAATGCGCCTTACTCTACCCGCAATTAGGGGAAATAACACAGGTATCACAAAACGTTAGAATCTCGCGATTTCGATTTAAAGTCTCGCCTTCTCGGCTGTAATCAGCAATCTACGACCTAAGCAATCGATTTAGGCAATCTATGTTGACTCAGCCCGCAACTGCTCCATCTCTTTCTGTAGGTGCTGCCCCCATCGACCGGCAAGTACGGGATCTGTAAACGGAATACGAATGGAAGTTGAGCGATCGCGATCAACAAACTCCAACTCTGCCCGCCCCTTCCCCGGTGGACGTTCCATCTCAACCAGTTGCCCATTCACTAATAATCGAACTGCATGCACTGTCTTCAACGAAAACGTCTGAAGCTGGATAGGACCTTGCCGGGTCGGTACTCCCCAGGTCAATTCATCCCCTTTTTGTCCGATTACTGAAAAAATATCGTATTTTGCACGGTCAAAGGATTCTGCCCATTTCTGATACGCTTCTACCTTCTGATATTCGCGCCAGCCTGTCCACGCTAGACCAATAAAAAATACCAACAACGGCAACCAGAGCAAACCACGTTCCATAAGTGCAGTTTCTTTTTGGAAAAGTTGGAAAAGGGCTAGGAGATAGGGACAGCCAATGCTTATACTGCTTCGTACTCCAACCTTAATCTTAAAGGCTTTGCTGCACTCCCGATTCCCGATTGACTGGGAAGCGACAAAGCTTTGCCCCTACAAGAACTGGTTCCTCATCGCATCCTTAACTATCTGCAACAAATCACCACTCCACACTTTCCAGGCTCGTAGGTTATGGTGGTAAGCAACCTCGACCGTGGGCAGATGTGATGAAAAGGTTTTTGCTGCTGGTGTTGTTTCTCGTAGGATTGGGCTGGGCACTGACCAATTATCAAGGTTTGGCAACGCAAGGAACTTACAACTCAATCATTCTGGACTTTCGCGAAGACGTGGGAGCTGCCCAAATCGAGAGCCAGATTGAGGCGATCGCGAACGAGTTCAAAATCGCCCCTCGCTACAATAGTGAATTTTCATTGAGCGATCACATTTTTGTCGTGAGTGGTGACCCGACGTTCTTAAACAAGTTGAAGCAATCTGAGCTGCGCAAATACACCGAATATATTGAGCCAAACTATATTTATTCCAACTATGCAATTCCTAACGATCCGGACTACGGCAAACAATGGAATATGCGTAGCATTAATGTTGAGCAAGCCTGGGATGAAACAAAAGGCAAAGATATTACCGTTGCCGTGATTGATACTGGCATTAGCCCAGTTCCAGATTTGCAAGACACGAAGTTTGTCGCAGGGTATGACTTTGTCAACGATCAGTCTGAAGCAAAAGACGACAATGGGCATGGAACTCATGTGGCAGGCACGATCGCTCAGGCGACTAATAATAACTTTGGAGTTGCCGGAATTGCTTATGAAGCTACTTTAATGCCGCTGAAAGTGCTCAGTGCTGATGGAGGGGGAACGGTTGCAGACATTGCTGAAGCAATTCGGTTTGCCGCTGATCATGGAGCGGATGTGATCAACATGAGCCTGGGTGGCGGTGGTGAGAGTAACTTAATGAAAGAAGCGATCGCCTATGCCCACAGTAAAAACGTTGTTGTTGTAGCAGCCGCTGGCAACTCAGGGCGAAATGCAGCTGAGTATCCTGCCCGTTACCCCTATGTCATTGGGGTCTCGGCGCTGGATGCTGCCGGAACCAAAACTCCCTACTCCAACTATGGCGCAGGTATCGACATCTCTGCCCCAGGTGGATTAATCAATGGTGACGATAAACTCGGTGGCATTTTGCAAAACACTGTCAATCCTCAAACTGGGGAATCCGTGTTTGAAGCCTACCAAGGAACCAGCATGGCATCTCCCCATGTAGCTGGGGTAGCAGCGCTGGTGAAGGCAATGGGTGTTGAGAACCCCGATGAAGTGGAAGATGTTTTGAAACAAGCATCGTTGCGTGTAGAAGATGACCCACTCAACCATTACGGTGCTGGTAAGCTGAATGCTGCCGAAGCTGTGAAATTAGCCGGAAAAGGGAAGTTTTCTTTCCGCGACTTCTTCCGCTGGCTACGAGACAACGGCTATCTCAATCCTCGCTTCTGGTTTGATGGCGGTGTGATTGCCCTGTGGCCGAAGCTCCTCATGGTATTAGGGTCTTATCTGCTGGCATGGTTCCTCAAACACTACTTCCCCTTTGCCTGGACGTGGTCTCTCTCAACCGGGCTAGTGATGGGAAGTTCAGGGTTGTTCTTCTTGCGAGGACTGTATCTGTACGATGCGCCACAATGGCCCTTCCGGCTGATGGGTAGTTCCATTCCAGAGATGGGTAGCGCTGTGCAGGCAAACGGTTTACTCAATCCATTCTTTGCCAGTGTGTTGATCCCACTCGTTTTAGTCGTGTTATTCCTGGGGCACGCTTCCTGGAAGTGGTTTGCCGTCGGTACAACGATTGGGGTAGCAGTCTGTTTGGCAGTGAGTGCTGTAAATGCGCCGGGGTTGATGTGGTTGGGAGATGGCGCGATCGCGCGCATCTTTCTAGTTGTCAATGCTCTGCTGTGTTTTGCACTGGTTCGTCTTGTCCTTAAACCGGAAACCCGCACCTCATGAGTATTCAAGTCGAAGGCACAATTGAACGTAAAGGCTTTGGTTCAGGCACCTGGGCACTTGTTAGCAACAATGGCGAAACCTACGAGCTACGCAAAGCTCCGGCTGATTTACAACAAGTGGGATTGAAGGTGAAAGTAAACGGTCAAATCCGTGAGGATGTGATGACCATTGCCATGATTGGTCCTGTTTTAGAAGTAGACCAATTTGAAGTAATCAGTCGTTGAAGCAAACTGACTGGTATCAATATCACTGATATCAATATCCTGATATCAATATCAAATTAACCACCGATACCAACACAAAAGGGGGCGATCGCCCCCTTTGATTGTTTGTGTGATTTTACAAGTTGTGTAATCTTACAAGCAACTAAAACGGGCGGAAAATAAAGGGGTAACGGAACGGTTGATCAGGAACATTTAAGCAGTGCACAATCGCCCAAATCGTCAATCCCCAGTGCACCAACCACCAAATTCCGCCTGCCAATCCAAAGGTAATAAACGATAACGGAACTAAGATAATGCCGTAAAGCCAGACATTGAAGTGAAAATTAATGGCTTCCTTCGCATTATCCTTAACTACTGAGTCTTCCGAAAGAAACAGCAGCGCAATTGGAATCCCGATGGAAACAAACAACCCACTGAAAAAAATCGAGGCATGAGCCAGAGAAGATAAAAACTTGCGCTTATCGCTTTCGTAAATTTCAGGTGTTTGCATCTCCACCTCGTGATCCAACTAAAGCTTAACTACATTGACACTATATCGTTAACTTACGAAAAAACTGTTAGGGAGAACATCCCTCGTAATACAGGGATTTCCGAATAGTAGAAGGCCTTTATCTGGCTATTTTGTGAGCAAACCAGCTTAAATCTCGCTGTAACTCATGACGCAGTGCCCGTGTCCATTCGCGGGTTGTCATGGGAAACAGTTGCTCATACGGGTGAAAAATCCTGGCTCCCGTTTTGGTCTGCAAATGTCGATAGATTGGGATTAAAGAAATTTCACGCTTTGCCGGATTTAGTGGATTAGGATCCAGTTTCAAACGCACTGAATTCACCGCCCGCTGTAACGGATTCTTCACCTGAAACACGGGGTCCACATCAACCCACCAAGCGTTGAATCCATGATTTTCACAAAATGGAATACCGAAGATTTGAGCATACATCGGAATCCGATATTCTATAAATCCTAACTCCGGCTGTTCTATAATCGAGTATTGCTCTAGAAATGCTTTGGGAAAACAGATCACAATAAACAAACACCCTAGAGGCTCATCACGATAGTTGTAGGTTTTGGTAACGTACTCAAGAAACTTAAGATATTGCTGTCTGCGCTCTGGAACTTTTGGCGCTACCCACTCCCAATCGTTTTCTATTTCCCGAATCGGCCTCAATCCGGATAGCAAAATCTGCTCAGGTTTAAGAGTGGGGAACAGATGCTCAACTGATTCAAAAACTAACATATCCCACTGCACGATCGCGATCGTATCCCAGTCAAGACATTTTCCACGCTCCCGAAACCAATGAGTAATCATCAAGTCTCCCTGAAGCCATTTCCAGAGAGAATCCTTGTTCTCCTTGAACACATAGAAGTCATCAAGATACTCACCCAACAAAGCTTGGTATTGCTCAGCAGTGGCTGGATCTCCTCCATACAACCCATAAATCGGCACATGAGGATTATATTGACGCAAAAGCTCGAGGCGATTTTTGCACACATTCGGCTGTTTATAGAACCAAAACAAAATCGCCAGCTTCATTAGCAGATCCTCTCTGCGGTCACTGCGGGAATAGATGAGGCTAAACCTAAAACCTCAATGTACTGTTGGGTAACTGTTTCCAGCCTAAATTGATCCAACCATTGAGGCTCAACTTTTTTAGCCTGACCTGACAAAACCTCTAAGATCGCTTCTGCGATCGCCTGACTATCCCCAACAGGGGTTAACCAACCATACCGACCACCATCCAACACTTCTGATGGACCACTTCTACAATCTGTCGCAACAATTGGTGCTCCAGCCGCCATTGCCTCAATTAAAACATTCCCCAACCCTTCCCAAATTGAAGATAAAACAAATACAGACGCACGACTCATATACTTAAAGGGGTTTTGAGTATGCCCCAACAATGCTACGTGCTCGCCTAAACCCAGTTGCCCAATCAAGGCTTCTAACTTTGGTCTGTCAGGTCCCGTCCCTAAAATTACCAACCGAGCAGGAACCACTTTCTGTACTTGAGCGAACCCTCGAATCAGGGTTGGGAAATCATTTTGATCAATTAGCCGACCAACCGAAAGAATTACCGGGATCTCATTGTCTCTAAACCAGGGATGCTCCACAGTTTCATTAGCTTTCTCGACAAAATCAGGTGTGATCACCGGATTATAGATGACCTGAACCCGTTCTAACGGTAAATTAGCAACTCGCGCTAAATCTTCTGCCGCACCCCGCGAAACTGCAACAACTTCGTCAGCCCAGGGATAAAAGAGTCTCACTAATCGTGTTGGACGACCAGGCGACAATCCTAAAAACTCCAACGGACGTTGCAGCGGCGGACGCACCTTCTCTAGAGGACCGAGAGCACCCTGCTCACAAACCACGACCCTAGCATTAGATCTCGCTAGGCGCTTCGCCACGATCGCAACCTCAGTACTAAAGTGCAAACTCGCAAGAATAGCATTTGGCTGCTTTTGGCGCAGATAGTTAACAAACGCGGGAACACTGGTTCGTAGCCGAGGAGCATTCAGATCAACAACCTTTGCTCCCTTTGGGATTTGATGTAAAAAAGGACCTTTGGCTTGCTGCAAAACAATATCTACTTCTAGACCTTGTTTCACAAAACCATACGCTAAATTTATCAATGCCCGCTGAACACCGCCTTCCTCTAAATTGTCAAGCAACAAACTGACCCGAGGGGCAGGTTGAGAAGCCGTTGGAACTTGCTGAGTCATGACTCGATTCATCCAATACTTGATCAATATGCTTCGAATCCGGTATCTCTGCCTGTAGGGGCAATTTCATCGATATTCCTGTTACAAGCATCAAGTCAATGACAGGTGATGGAAACGCAACCGTCTGATTTGATCATCCAACACTATTGCTGAATCTCAGCATAGCTAGTCCGTCTCATATCGTAATCGGGACCTTTTCCTCGGATATAGTTTGCGATCGCCCTTACGTAATGCATCACGTTACACCGATAGGTTTCAAACTCACTTCCCAAAATTGCGACACTCGGATTCACCGACCTTCTCACCGTTGGAGCCGCACTCGCATACATTGGCTTCAGATGAGCAGGATAATAGTGGGCTGTTAACGACTTCCGGCTAAACCGCGGATCCTGATTGTTGTACGCTCCATGAATCGTATAAGGGTGCCAAAAGAGTACATCACCTTTACTCAAAGGAAAGCTGCGATATTCATAGCCCCCTTCATTAATCAAAGCATTAATGGATTTTACAAAAGCATCATGATCTGAAAAATTAGCTGCATTATCCCGTTCAATCACTTTCCCTTTGTGGCTACCAGGAAGCACAAAAAAGCAACCTGCACTTTCATGAATATCTTCCAGCGCATACCAAACGGCAACCATCTGTCCAGGAGGATCAGAATCTAAATAGTAGTGATCCTGGTGTTCAATAGTTCCGGTAGATTTATCAAAAAACATGTTTTGCATCATGACATGGCCAGAAGCGCCTGAGAGAGAACCCAGCACATCAATTACTGCGTCATCAACTAAGCAATGCTCCACTGATTGAGAAAACCCTCGCCAAAGTTTCAAACTCGCAGGATTCAACATCGAATTCTCAATAAAGCCTTCTGGAGTCAGTTTAGGACGAATGGGAAGATGAGTATCCTGGCTGAAAAATACAAACAACCTGGACCGTTTGATTTGCTCATAAGCTGCGAGAAGCGTTTGAATTTTGGAGTGATTGAGCAATCCTTGAACCACGACATAGCCATAAGAGTCGTAATAATTTTTGATTGCGTCCTTCTCACTTGCGGGGAACTTTGTTAGTGTCATTCTATGCTCCAAAAAAACTTTAATAACTTAGACAGGCGATGCGATGCCTAAAACGTCGAGATACTTCCGAGTTGCGGTCTCTAGTCCAAACTGATCCAGCCAAGTCAGATCAATTGGTTTGGGATTGCCTGATAGCACCTGTAAGATGGCATCAGCAAGGGCGTCACTATCTCCAACAGGAGTTAAGTAACCGTATTTCC is a window of Leptolyngbyaceae cyanobacterium JSC-12 DNA encoding:
- a CDS encoding protein involved in biosynthesis of mitomycin antibiotics/polyketide fumonisin (IMG reference gene:2510096845~PFAM: Phytanoyl-CoA dioxygenase (PhyH)) codes for the protein MTLTKFPASEKDAIKNYYDSYGYVVVQGLLNHSKIQTLLAAYEQIKRSRLFVFFSQDTHLPIRPKLTPEGFIENSMLNPASLKLWRGFSQSVEHCLVDDAVIDVLGSLSGASGHVMMQNMFFDKSTGTIEHQDHYYLDSDPPGQMVAVWYALEDIHESAGCFFVLPGSHKGKVIERDNAANFSDHDAFVKSINALINEGGYEYRSFPLSKGDVLFWHPYTIHGAYNNQDPRFSRKSLTAHYYPAHLKPMYASAAPTVRRSVNPSVAILGSEFETYRCNVMHYVRAIANYIRGKGPDYDMRRTSYAEIQQ
- a CDS encoding glycosyltransferase (IMG reference gene:2510096844~PFAM: Glycosyl transferases group 1) — its product is MNRVMTQQVPTASQPAPRVSLLLDNLEEGGVQRALINLAYGFVKQGLEVDIVLQQAKGPFLHQIPKGAKVVDLNAPRLRTSVPAFVNYLRQKQPNAILASLHFSTEVAIVAKRLARSNARVVVCEQGALGPLEKVRPPLQRPLEFLGLSPGRPTRLVRLFYPWADEVVAVSRGAAEDLARVANLPLERVQVIYNPVITPDFVEKANETVEHPWFRDNEIPVILSVGRLIDQNDFPTLIRGFAQVQKVVPARLVILGTGPDRPKLEALIGQLGLGEHVALLGHTQNPFKYMSRASVFVLSSIWEGLGNVLIEAMAAGAPIVATDCRSGPSEVLDGGRYGWLTPVGDSQAIAEAILEVLSGQAKKVEPQWLDQFRLETVTQQYIEVLGLASSIPAVTAERIC